Proteins encoded by one window of Lepeophtheirus salmonis chromosome 10, UVic_Lsal_1.4, whole genome shotgun sequence:
- the LOC121125043 gene encoding uncharacterized protein encodes MNATTSPLSSMWGNGPSPPTFPTPPITTGSSDQVPIPRAAAPSLLTNGRHIRPPLRPFFIREIYKNGFLKRLPHNEKKSSALSKLMRSDRYWVVFSVHDETLPFLELWNEPSEVATKPPVMMFPLIICQHISPSLVPADTEWTFVINFEKSAVRFSCNSRQTMEEWVECIRNKLGEMGIFNPRGNLYSKIGNPFLNHSTSMISIQPVATSRNPMSPLPEPPLIGLNEIPCSSSSPIVLNNTAGSRTSIVDASDTSNQTFTTSIYLNQSPPSTPPLASSLQSSSPTNTTPNAAQSSSASSTPNSNSGGARPKVAPTTGASSVYLNKTNPTRHVTVIPINNAAEDSGEASREESSASPTRSAASEKQQSRRRSRRNSQAPPIISEPNGSLNVNTNESNRRLSRRLSDCNSQRRRRTKRSSSLGPLLDDQHIASAIAGLGTRTNSLESVDSNPRQALAKSDRRANYHRRPLPRIPGLSESNPPIPLFGSPPRPSFHLPGSAIPPHVPIPGLTCHPSYLIPNPATAPPPPQTPGATSPPQSLPTNVNNNPLPPHLHPDMIQSSRSSKEQQVTCLRQEIGHPAGVRLTLRKRDCINSIALVDIFGCLWVAGWKKQTDFPILYKAFHLGDQIVSMGSGGVPVRSASEFHKIVKQKTAEMHIEIIVRRIPFGQTFFIKRETEGQPLGIVANSTNSDIKEVIPGSPASVHGMIPKIRSFDGQTFVPWSITEINGRPLNILNKDGEAAERLANTGREMSIVIQPSDIINKLRKQLKSVKNYKDYLLI; translated from the exons ATGAATGCCACAACGTCGCCACTTTCTTCTATGTGGGGTAATGGGCCTTCTCCTCCTACTTTTCCAACACCGCCAATCACAACAGGATCCTCGGATCAAGTACCTATTCCAAGAGCAGCAGCCCCTTCACTTTTGACAAATGGACGTCACATTCGACCGCCTCTCAGACCCTTTTTCATTcgagaaatatataaaaatggatttctGAAAAGGTTGCCTCACAATGAGAAAAAGAGCTCAGCACTTTCTAAACTCATGAGATCGGATCGATACTGGGTCGTTTTCTCTGTTCATGATGAAACTCTACCCTTTCTCGAACTATGGAATGAACCCAGTGAAGTGGCTACAAAACCTCCTGTCATGATGTTTCCCTTAATTATTTGTCAGCATATTTCTCCATCTCTTGTGCCAGCGGATACGGAATGGACATTTgtgattaattttgaaaaatccgcCGTGAGATTTTCCTGTAATTCCAGGCAGACCATGGAGGAGTGGGTTGAATGTATCCGTAACAAACTTGGAGAGATGGGAATATTTAATCCTAGAG gtAATTTGTACTCTAAAATTGGGAATCCATTCTTGAATCATTCCACTTCTATGATAAGTATCCAACCTGTTGCTACATCACGAAATCCAATGTCTCCCTTGCCAGAACCCCCGTTAATTGGACTTAATGAAATTCCTTGCTCCTCTTCATCaccaattgttttaaataatactgCTGGATCACGGACAAGCATTGTTGATGCATCAGATACATCTAATCAGACATTTACAACTTCAATTTACTTGAACCAAAGTCCACCAAGTACACCCCCATTAGCATCATCATTGCAGTCATCCTCTCCTACAAATACAACCCCCAACGCGGCTCAATCATCATCTGCTTCATCCACTCCAAATAGTAATTCTGGAGGTGCTCGTCCAAAAGTGGCTCCCACTACTGGAGCGAGTAGtgtgtatttgaataaaacaaaccCTACAAGACATGTGACAGTGATACCTATAAATAATGCCGCGGAAGATTCTGGTGAAGCTTCCAGAGAAGAATCTTCGGCATCACCCACAAGAAGTGCAGCTAGTGAAAAACAACAGAGTAGAAGAAGATCTCGTCGAAATAGTCAGGCACCACCTATAATATCTGAACCTAA TGGAAGTTTAAATGTCAATACTAATGAGAGCAATCGTCGTTTGTCTCGTCGTCTCTCAGACTGCAACTCTCAACGCAGGAGACGAACAAAAAGATCTTCGTCTTTAGGACCTTTATTGGATGATCAACATATAGCTTCAGCTATTGCTGGATTGGGTACTCGAACCAATTCATTGGAAAGTGTAGATTCTAATCCAAGACAGGCATTAGCAAAAAGTGATCGTCGAGCAAATTATCACAGACGACCATTACCGAGAATACCTGGATTATCAGAGAGTAATCCACCCATACCTTTATTTGGTAGCCCTCCAAGGCCAAGCTTTCATCTCCCCGGATCTGCTATACCTCCACATGTACCGATTCCAGGGCTGACTTGTCATCCTTCATATTTGATACCTAATCCTGCTACAGCACCCCCACCTCCTCAAACCCCTGGTGCAACTTCACCTCCTCAATCTCTGCCCACAAATGTAAACAATAATCCCCTGCCTCCTCATTTGCATCCTGATATGATTCAATCTTCTCGGTCTTCAAAAG agcaACAAGTAACTTGCCTACGCCAGGAAATAGGACATCCAGCTGGAGTTCGATTAACTCTTCGTAAAAGAGACTGTATAAATTCAATTGCACTTGTTGACATTTTTGGATGCCTCTGGGTAGCGGGatggaaaaaacaaacagaCTTCCCTATTTTGTACAAGGCTTTTCATTTGGGAGATCAAATTGTCAGTATGGGCTCTGGTGGCGTTCCTGTTCGAAGTGCATCtgaatttcataaaattgtcaAGCAAAAAACAGCGGAAATGCACATTGAAATCATTGTTCGTCGAATACCATTTGgtcaaacatttttcattaaaagagaAACCGAGG gtCAACCCCTTGGTATAGTTGCTAATAGCACTAATTCAGATATTAAAGAGGTTATTCCTGGGAGCCCAGCATCTGTTCATGGTATGATACCGAAAATACGAAGCTTCGATGGACAAACTTTTGTTCCATGGTCTATCACAGAAATAAATGGTCGACCCTTAAATATTCTGAATAAGGATGGCGAAGCAGCAGAGAGATTAGCTAACACTGGAAGAGAAATGTCTATAGTCATTCAACCGTCtgatattattaacaaattaaggAAACAACTCAAATCAGTGAAAAATTACAAGGACTACCtactcatataa
- the LOC121125137 gene encoding KIF-binding protein, translating into MLLDGDKIPQNVLSELQKDYEVVKSLLQTSDQDTDLNESYCERLNSARNIIKKMVVKISSFSNDHGYSLRGTFWTIHANVDSISEEISDQEENLKKAFEEFTHIKNRELCVLQEIEALNQLGWIWIHRACYEEGRKHLESANDLFTEYSSKSNNLHNIDSLLDPSSFQKSNYILETSNLCTACALANAYQKLGLHEEAAKKCLYALDRQLELGNYDPIDWCEKALSILSHLMKNSMFLTAKKYLAITFTICSKKETMEYERYPRIFANAQGQLGKFCLSIMERKEISNDKEVPIPTVIELDPDVMSIPTKPVTSLEEALTMYTIGCKSLNLAAKYFTLDDHCIDYIIIVQCMCSMLHVIVKFQSSPEKKYKTYRKQVEMMDKVLKILNPSHYMEESRSLWMESGRSYEEMFKIKEDSKQRNTVISLAIHNYTKFVESFTLPSITDSEEGISVIVAYLHLGKLYGKLQPPKDVKYARQCQWECYSLIRNFCQQNPTSPIILKNKEVITEMLEFIDSFHAIVKK; encoded by the coding sequence atgttgctCGACGGTGATAAGATCCCTCAAAATGTTTTATCTGAACTGCAAAAGGACTATGAGGTTGTTAAAAGCCTTCTTCAAACATCTGATCAAGATACGGATTTAAATGAAAGTTATTGTGAAAGACTTAATTCCGCTCggaatattataaagaaaatggtTGTTAAAATATCCTCTTTTTCAAATGATCATGGCTATTCTCTAAGAGGAACTTTTTGGACAATCCATGCCAATGTTGATTCTATTTCAGAAGAAATTTCAGATCAAGaggaaaatttaaagaaagcATTTGAAGAATTTACTCATATCAAGAATAGAGAGCTTTGTGTTTTACAAGAAATAGAGGCTTTGAATCAGTTAGGTTGGATTTGGATACATAGAGCTTGTTATGAAGAAGGTAGAAAGCATTTAGAGAGTGCAAATGATCTCTTTACTGAGTATTCGTCGAAAAGTAATAATCTTCATAACATAGACTCTCTGCTAGATCCTTCATcgtttcaaaaatcaaattacataCTTGAAACGTCAAATCTTTGTACAGCTTGTGCTTTAGCCAATGCGTATCAAAAGTTGGGACTTCACGAAGAAGCAGCAAAGAAATGTCTTTATGCATTGGATAGGCAATTAGAGCTTGGAAATTATGATCCAATTGATTGGTGTGAAAAAGCCTTGAGTATTTTATCTCATTTAATGAAGAATTCTATGTTCCTCACCGCTAAAAAGTATCTTGCGATAACATTTACCATATGTTCTAAGAAGGAGACAATGGAGTATGAAAGATATCCTCGGATCTTTGCAAATGCTCAAGGACAATTAGGAAAGTTTTGCTTGTCAATAATGGAACGGAAAGAGATCTCAAATGATAAGGAAGTACCCATTCCTACCGTTATTGAGCTTGACCCAGATGTGATGTCGATTCCTACTAAGCCTGTTACTTCTCTAGAAGAAGCCCTTACAATGTACACTATTGGATGTAAATCCCTTAATTTAGCCGCCAAGTATTTCACTCTGGATGATCATTGTATTGACTATATCATAATTGTCCAATGTATGTGCTCCATGCTACATGTGATTGTAAAATTCCAGTCATctccagaaaaaaaatacaaaacgtACCGTAAACAAGTGGAAATGATGGATAAAGtgttaaaaattctaaatccCTCTCATTATATGGAGGAATCTAGATCTCTTTGGATGGAGTCAGGACGTAGCTACgaagaaatgtttaaaataaaagaagactCAAAGCAACGAAATACTGTTATATCTTTGGCCattcataattatacaaaatttgtagAATCTTTCACCCTACCCAGCATTACGGATTCTGAAGAAGGGATCTCTGTTATAGTGGCTTACTTGCACTTGGGGAAATTATACGGAAAATTGCAGCCACCAAAGGATGTAAAATATGCTCGACAATGCCAATGGGAATGCTATAGTTTAATTAGAAATTTCTGTCAACAGAATCCCACATCACCcatcattttgaaaaacaagGAAGTGATTACGGAAATGTTGGAGTTTATTGATAGCTTTCATGCAATTGTcaagaaataa
- the LOC121125138 gene encoding uncharacterized protein, with translation MWRQIVCSIIILLFSIQTSSSSIGKEVVQNCLNDPPNCTSYDCLAKSKSEDIRSLSSMRCSTDEHCFIESTGLYCRAFSSGGFCDCPLGYAYDPQECNCKQAEPCSGSYCHNEMKCSDQRCSCKGYLGIDVLFEPHGRLCVLPRISSEYIFQGHFHPGSRTSLSGATIGLIVITVLVFLVITLSIILRWCFKGSFTCKKGDYECEEDSYPGGGEAPLRRNDVHVAAWDLPSLDYLTEEEAALKYIKKERRSPDEGSSLPECEQSHINAGYISDNN, from the coding sequence ATGTGGCGGCAAATAGTCTGTTCAATCATCATTCTTCTCTTCTCCATCCAAACTTCCTCCTCATCCATTGGAAAAGAAGTCGTACAGAATTGCTTGAATGATCCTCCCAATTGTACTTCCTATGATTGCTTGGCTAAATCGAAAAGTGAGGATATTCGAAGTTTATCTTCCATGCGTTGTTCCACGGATGAACATTGTTTTATTGAGAGTACAGGACTCTATTGTAGAGCATTTTCCAGTGGAGGTTTCTGCGACTGTCCTCTAGGCTATGCCTATGATCCACAGGAGTGCAACTGTAAACAGGCTGAACCTTGCTCTGGGAGCTATTGTCACAATGAAATGAAATGTTCTGATCAGAGATGCTCCTGTAAGGGATATTTAGGAATAGATGTACTCTTCGAGCCTCATGGTCGACTCTGTGTTCTTCCAAGAATATcatctgaatatatatttcaaggaCATTTTCATCCAGGAAGTCGTACGAGTCTCTCTGGAGCAACCATTGGGCTAATCGTGATAACAGTGTTAGTTTTTTTGGTAATTACTCTCTCAATCATTCTGCGCTGGTGCTTTAAGGGCTCATTTACTTGCAAAAAGGGGGATTATGAATGTGAAGAAGATTCATATCCTGGAGGGGGTGAGGCTCCATTAAGGAGGAATGATGTCCATGTAGCTGCATGGGACCTTCCTTCTTTGGACTATTTAACCGAAGAAGAAGCAGCcctcaaatacataaaaaaggagAGACGAAGTCCTGATGAAGGTTCCTCCTTACCAGAGTGTGAGCAATCTCATATCAATGCTGGATATATATCAGATAATAACTAA
- the VhaM9.7-a gene encoding V-type proton ATPase subunit e 2, with protein MGAHWLPITLFTVLWGIVGAVLPIFVPKGPNKSLIQVSLMITGACCWLFWLCCYMAQMNPLIGPIVKREALIAMKNYW; from the exons aTGGGAGCCCATTGGTTACCTATTACCCTTTTTACCGTCCTATGGGGTATTGTAGGGGCTGTACTGCCTATTTTCGTTCCCAAAGGACCCAACAAAAG TTTAATCCAAGTGTCGCTCATGATAACAGGAGCTTGTTGTTGGTTGTTTTGGCTGTGCTGCTACATGGCGCAAATGAATCCACTCATAGGACCTATCGTTAAAAGAGAAGCACTTATTGCTATGAAGAACTATTgg TAA